DNA sequence from the Gammaproteobacteria bacterium genome:
AGGCCATTCAACACGCAAAGGCTGCGAATGTCCCACTGATTGTTGCGGTCAACAAAATCGATAAACCAGAAGCGGATCCCGATCGGGTGAAAAATGAATTGTCACAGCATGATGTGATTCCTGAAGAATGGGGTGGGGACGTTCAGTTTGTGCATGTTTCAGCCAAAACTGGCCAGGGCATTCCGGAATTGCTGGAAGCGATCTCCCTGCAAGCTGAATTGCTAGAGCTGAAGGCCTCGGCCAGTGGTCCAGCGAAAGGCACCATTATTGAAGCCCGATTGGATAAGGGACAAGGACCCGTAGCCAGTGTTCTGGTTCAGTCTGGGACACTGCGCAAAGGTGATATTCTACTTGCCGGCCTACACTTTGGGCGAGTGCGCGCGATGAAAGACGAATATGGTCGCGCAGTGAAAGAAGCCGGTCCATCAATGCCTGTCGAGGTGCTGGGACTTTCGGGGGTACCTGATGCAGGCGATGAGGCCATTGTGGTTCCGGATGAGCGCAAGGCCAGAGAAGTGGCGCAGTTCCGTCAGCAAAAGGCCCGAGAAGCTAAGCTTGCACGTCAGCAAAAGGCGAAACTGGAAAACATGTTTAAGTCCATGGAAGAGGGCGAGGTACATGAGCTGCCTTTGCTGATCAAAGCAGATGTCCAAGGCTCGGTTGAGGCGCTCACCGATGCATTGACTAAATTGTCAACAGATGAAATTCGTGTACGTGTCGTGTCTTCGGGGGTTGGTGCCATTACGGAAACCGATGCGAACCTCGCGGCAGCGTCAAACGCCATTATCATCGGCTTCAATGTTCGGGCTGATGGCGCGGCGCGAAAGGTCATAGAAAACCACGGGCTAGACTTGCGCTATTACAGCGTTATTTATGATGTTGTCGATGAAGTGAAAGCAGCCATGACGGGCATGCTGGCACCAGAATTTAAACAAGAGATCATCGGTCTTGCTGAAGTACGCCAGGTATTCCGAGTACCTAAGCTTGGTGCGGTTGCGGGCTGTATGGTGCTTGAAGGGGTCGTACGGCGCTCGAATCCGATCCGTGTTTTGCGTGATAACGTGGTTATATTTGAGGGTGAACTGGATTCGCTGCGGCGATTCAAAGACGACGTCAACGAAGTTCGCGCAGGCATGGAGTGCGGTATCGGGGTTAAGAACTACAACGACATCAAAGTCGGCGATCAAATAGAAGTGTTTGAAACGGTCGAAGTCAAGCGGAGTCTGTAAGCAAGCCATGAAAGAATACAGCCGGACCGAGCGCCTCGGTGATCAAATTCAGCGAGAGCTGGGCACCTTCATCCAAAGGGAGGTTAAAGATCCCCGCTTGGCGTTTTGTACGATCACCGGCGTGGATGTGACGGCGGATCTACAGTTGGCAACAGTTTATGTCAGTTTTCTCAATGGCGACGATGAACAAACGATAGCGGATGGGCTCAATGCGTTGGGGCGCGCCCGGGGGTTCCTGCGTCGCCATCTTGGTCGGGTCCTTCGTGTGCGCAAGATCCCAGAGCTCCGTTTTAAACACGATCAATCTATTATTCACGGCCAGAAAATGGATGCGCTGATCCGCCGCGCCATTGAGTTGGATAAGCAGCAACACCAACAGGATCCGGACGAGGACTAATTCTGCATGGCACGACGAAAAAGATTTCGCGGGCGTCCGATTGATGGGCTGCTCATATTGGATAAGCCGACCGGCATGACTTCCAATGCCGCGCTACAACGCGTAAAAACTATATTTTTTGCCGCGAAAGCGGGCCATACAGGCAGTCTTGACCCCTTGGCCAGCGGTATGTTGCCTATCTGTTTTGGTGAGGCCACCAAGTTTTCACAGTTTCTGCTGGATGCGGATAAAGGTTACATCGTTGAAGGCAAACTTGGGGAGCGAACGGAAACCGCCGATGCCGATGGCGAAATCATAGAAGTGCGGCCTGTCAAGGTGAGTGAACGCCAACTTCGCAAGTTGCTCCCCGAGTTTAGCGGTGACATTGAACAAGTACCGTCAATGTATTCGGCAATCAAATATCAGGGACAGCCACTTTATAAGTTGGCTAGACAGGGAATTGAAGTAGCGCGTCAACCGCGTCCAGTGACCATTCATCAACTCGAATTGTTGTCGTTTGCGCCGCCCTACTTTTCACTACGGGTTGATTGTTCGAAAGGCACCTATGTGCGAAACCTTGTCGAGGATATTGGTGAGGCGCTTGGTTGCGGCGCGCATGTCACCCAGTTGAGACGCACGTGGGTCGGTCAGTTTGATGAGCGTGATATGGTGACACTGGCGGAGCTCGAAGCGTTGTATGAAGCCAAGGATTTCAAACGTCTGAATGCCTTGATTCGACCTATGGATGAAATTGTCGCGCATTGGCCAGAAATTGAATTGGATGCCGAAATGGCCGAATGGATGTTGCAAGGCCAGCCACTGTTGATCCCGCGGACACCGGTGGACGGTTGGGTCCGTCTTTATGACGAAACGGGCATTTTTCTCGGCGTTGGCGAAATTTTGGATGATGGGCGAGTGGCACCAAAACGCTTGGTCGTCCGGCGATAAGTTTGTAATTGAAAGCAAGATTCTATAGAATGCGCAGCACCCCACTGAAATAGTGATCGGTGGTGGTGTGACCATTGCACAAACGAGAGGAAAATCACTATGGCATTGACAGCTGAAATGAAAGCCAAAATTGTGGCGGAGTATGGTCGTGGTGAGAACGACACGGGCTCACCCGAAGTGCAGATCGCACTATTGACACATCGCATCAAAGATCTGCAACCGCACTTTGAGAAAAACCACAAAGATCATCACTCGCGTCGCGGTTTGCTACGTATGGTTAGCCAGCGCCGCAAATTGCTTGATTATCTCAAGCGCAAAGATGAAAACCGGTATCTTGAGTTGATTCAACGTCTCGGGTTACGTCGATAAGAACGATAAAAAGGGGCCAGCGCCCCTTTTTGTCATTTTGAAGGTTGTACAATTGCACCACTGTACCAACAGTGCTAAAAATGATGGGCGCAAGTATTGGATAGTGAGTTCAACAAAATTTAGGAAAAGAGAAGCGTGAAACCAGTAACGAAACAATTTGAATTTGGTGGTAGAAAAGTCATCCTAGAAAGCGGCCGTATTGCGCGTCAGGCGACAGGGGCCGTGTTGATCAATATGGACGATACGGTGGTCTTAGTCACTGTCGTCGGTAAAAAAGAGGCCAATCCAGCCCAGGATTTTTTCCCATTAACCGTCAATTATCAGGAGAAAACCTACGCGGCGGGCCGCATTCCTGGCGGTTTTAATAAGCGCGAAGGACGACCTTCGGAACATGAAACACTGGTCAGTCGGTTGATTGACCGCCCGATACGGCCTCTGTTTCCAGAGGGCTTCATGAATGAAGTTCAGATCATCGCGACAGTGATGTCGCTTAATCCCGAAGTCCAAGCTGATATTGTGGCAATGCTTGGGGCGTCAGCGGCACTGGCGGTATCAGGCATTCCATTCAATGGTCCGATTGGTGCTGCACGGGTAGGTTATATTGATAATCAATATGTTTTGAACCCCTCACCACGTCGTTTGGACGAGTCCGATCTCGATCTGGTTGTGGCTGGCACAGAGAGCGCTGTACTGATGGTCGAGTCACAAGCCAATGAGCTGTCCGAAGAGCAAATGCTTGGGGCAGTCATGTTTGGTCATGAGCAGATGCAAATTGCCATCCAGGCCATCAAGGAGTTTGCCGCAGAAGTGGGCAAGCCACGCTGGGATTGGCAGCCGCCGGAAATAGACGAAACCTTGGTGAAGGGTGTTGAAGCTGAAGCGCGAGAGGCGCTGGAAGAGGCTTATCAAATTGTGGATAAATTGGAGCGCCGAGATCGCGTTGCGGCCATTCGAGATGAAGTTGTGGCAAAGCTGGCTGGTGAGGACGAAGACAAAGCACGGCTCGTCGGCAAAATTTTCCATGACCTGGAAGCACGAGTTGTGCGTGAACGAATTACGAGTGGTGCGAAGCGAATCGATGGCCGTGAGCACGACATGATTCGTGCACTTGACGTTCAGGTTGGCATTCTCCCGCGCACCCATGGCTCAGCACTGTTCACCCGAGGTGAGACACAAGCGATTGTGACCGCAACCTTGGGCACCGCGCGAGACGCACAGTTTGTCGATGCGTTGACTGGTGAGTATCAAGATAATTTCATGTTGCACTATAATTTCCCGCCCTACTGTGTGGGGGAAACTGGTTTTATGGGGAGCCCCAAACGGCGTGAAATTGGTCACGGCTGGTTAGCGCGTCGCGCGATTACGGCTGTGTTGCCTGACACCGGTGAATTTGACTACACCATTCGCGTTGTTTCTGAAGTGACGGAATCGAATGGCTCAAGCTCAATGGCCACGGTGTGCGGAACGTCATTGGCCCTGATGGATGCGGGCGTGCCCGTCAAGGCGCCGGTCGCAGGTATTGCCATGGGATTGGTCAAGGAAGGCGATCGCTTTGTGGTGCTGTCGGACATTTTGGGCGACGAAGATCACCTTGGCGATATGGATTTCAAAGTGGCCGGTACTGAAAAAGGCGTGACTGCTCTGCAAATGGATATCAAGATTGATGGCATTACCCAGGCCATCATGGAGCAGGCGTTGGCACAGGCTAAGGCTGGCCGCTTACACATATTGAGTGTAATGAACCAGGCGATCCGCGCGCCGCGTTCTGAAGTATCGCGACACGCCCCCCGCATATTGACGATAAAAATCGACCCCGAAAAAATTCGCGATGTGATCGGGAAGGGTGGAGTGACGATCCGCGCCATTACCGAAGAAACGGGGGCCAGCATCGACATTGATGATGATGGCACCATCAAAGTGGCTGCTGTCGATGCCTCGGCGGCGGAAGCGGCGGTCAAACGAATTGAGGAAATCACGCGAGAAATTGAGGCAGGGCAGGTACTGGAAGGTAAAGTGACGCGTCTGGCGGACTTTGGTGCGTTTGTTCAGGTTGCGCCAGGCAAAGATGGTCTTGTGCACATTTCTCAGATTGCCCATGAACGGGTGAATAAAGTGAGCGATTACCTCAAGGAAGGACAGATCGTAAAGGTCAAGGTGCTTGAAGTTGACCGCCAAGGAAGAATCCGGTTGAGCATCAAGGAACTGTTGGATGCCCCTAATCTGGAGAAAACGGACGGCCACTAGGCCGTCCAGTACTCGATTCTACCGTCGATCAAGTGCGCCATGGCAATTCGTCTGGGCGCTGGCGGTATGGCTGACGGCGTGTCAAAGCGCAGTTTCCCAACCTCCTGATCCCATCCTGACGCCCGAACAAGTGCGTCAGGATTTGCTTTTTCTGCAAGACATTTTAGATACGGCACATGTGGCGCCTTGGCTCCATGCAGATAAAAAAATTTTTGTTCGCAAACGGCAGAGGCTGGAGAATCAAATTTTCTGGCCGCTGACGGTGTCAGACTTCTACGCATCCGTCGCACCCCTTGTGGCGACATTAAATGATCCACATACCCGGTTGCTTCCGCCGTCTCCACCGAATGGCGTACGTTTATTTCCACTTGCCTTGGCGCTTGAACGTGGAGGACGAGCCTTGGTGGCGTCAGATGCGACGGCCGTTCCGCGTGTTCCAATTGGTGCTGAAGTCATTGCGATCAATGATGTGCCCATCTCCGTCATCCTAACGAAGCTTGGCCGGTACGTCGCCGCAGAAACCGAGTCGGGGCGTCGGCGCCGTCTGCAGAAAGCGCTTCCCCTGCTGTTGCATCAGGTGATGCAGCTGCGGACTCCGTTCAAGGTGACTTGGCGGTTAGGTTATGCGAAGCAGCAAATCGCCGTGGATGGTGTGTCTTATGAAGACTTTATGCATCAACGATGGCAACGCAAGGCGTGGCAGACATTTACTTTGGCACCGAATGTCTATGTGCTCAAGGGAACGCATTTTGACATGCCACCAGAGGCCTTTCGCAAATATTGTGACACCTTTTTCCGTAAGGTCATCAAGACGCCCAATGCCCGTGTCATCCTTGACTTACGGGACAATTCAGGTGGCCTGACGGAAAATGTGCTGACACTGCTGACCTGGCTCGTCCCGAGCAAACAGATGGCGCTGCCGCCCTTGGAGATCCGGATTAGCGACGTGTTCTCAAAGTGGTACGAGGCGAAATTGGATGCGATCAAAACAGAAAAATACGGAGATTATTTGGCTTGGTTACCTTGGCAGTTCTTGGATGGGTGGCGTTGGCGCCTGTTGCTATCAGATGAACAGCAGTATGTCCGCTACAATTGGAAGCTCCCGCAAGTGGCGCACCCTCGCTACCGGGGACCACTTGTGCTGATCGCCAATGGTGGATGCTTTTCTGGCTGTGTGACATTGCTCGATCAATTGGTACGTTTACGTGGCTCCCCATTGGTGGGTGAGGCACCAGGTGAGCTTGCTGGCGGGCAGCGCGCGTTACCCATCATACGCGTTTTGCCAAACAGCCGCCTGCGGATTGAATTTCCGGCCGCACGGTTGGCCGCGGACAAACCCCTCTACAGTCTTGGCCCGACCAATCCTGTGATGACCACGGGTGCGGATCTTGCCGACGGGCTCGACCCGTACTATGAAACAGCGCTTCGTTTGTTGGCCACCAAAGTACATCAGTTTGCAGATTTGCCATAAGCTTTGTCGACAGACTATAGTTGCTTATATTGTTGTCTTGGCTTGATTGCGACAATGACTAATCCCGAAATGCGAAAATGGATCTACCATCGCGCCAAGGAAATGTTGGACGAATTGAATGAGTTGCCATTTTCGGACGATGTGGATGACAAAAAACTTGCCATCATTCGGCGTGGACTGCGTGATGCTTCAATGGAACTATTTCGTCGCGCTGCAGAGCGTACGGTGAAGGAGCTGGAAGATGGTGTGCATCTGGAACTGATTCGGGAGAAGAAAAAGCTCGATGATATTCTCAAAGAAGATGATTAAATTTTGACCAGCCGACTGTGTTTTTGAAAAAGGGGGTGCTAAAATAGCGCCCCTTTTTAGTGCGCGGTGATTGGGAAATGGGCAAAAAGTTATACATCAAGACTTGGGGCTGCCAAATGAATGAATATGATTCGTCCCGGATGGCGGATCTGTTGGCGCGTACCCATGCACTTGAAGTGACGGATGACCCGGAACAAGCGGACGTGTTGTTACTTAACACCTGCTCTATACGAGAAAAAGCGCAGGAAAAGGTGTTTTCCCAGTTGGGGCAGTGGCGCACATTAAAAGATAAAAAGCCTGATTTGGTCATCGGTGTCGGGGGTTGTGTCGCCAGTCAGGAGGGCGAGGCCATTCGCAAGCGGGCCCCCTATGTTGATTTGGTTTTTGGCCCACAAACATTGCATCGTTTGCCTGAAATGATTAACCAGCGGGTCAAGGAAAAGCGCCCGGTCATTGATGTGTCATTCCCGGAGATCGAAAAATTCGACCGCTTGCCTGAACCCCGAGCCGAGGGGCCGACCGCGTACGTATCGGTGATGGAAGGCTGTTCAAAGTACTGTACTTTCTGCGTTGTGCCATATACGCGAGGCGAGGAAGTCTCCCGTCCAGTGGACGATGTGCTGGCAGAAGTGGTGCAGTTGGCAGAGCAAGGCGTGCGAGAAGTGAATTTGTTGGGGCAAAACGTCAATGCCTATCGGGGAAGGACACATGACGGGCGTGAAGCGGACTTGGCCGAGCTGATCACCTTGGTGGCCGCGGTTGACGGCATCGACCGTATACGGTTTACCACCTCGCATCCGGTTGAATTCAGCGACAGTTTGATCGATGTGTACGCTGAAGTCCCCGAATTGGTGAGCCACCTTCATTTGCCTATCCAATCCGGGTCCGATCGAATCCTCGCTCTCATGAAAAGAGGCCATACGGTCTTAGAATACAAATCCAAAATTCGTCGCTTACGTAAAATTCGCCCGGATCTCTCGCTTTCCAGTGATTTTATCGTGGGCTTTCCGGGCGAGACGGATGCCGACTTTGAGGCCACCATGAACCTAATCCAGGAAATGAATTACGACGTGTCCTTCAGTTTTATCTATTCGCCGCGACCGGGAACGCCAGCGGCAGAAATGCCGGACAACGTTCCAATGGAAGTCAAAAAGGAACGGTTAGCCATCCTGCAGAATCGGTTGAATCAGCAAGCGATGGCGATTTCGCGTCGTATGGTGGGAACGACCCAGCGCATTTTGGTCGAGGGGCCGTCCAAAAAAGATCCCATGCAATTGCGTGGCCGAACGGAAAACAATCGGATCGTGAACTTTACAGGATCCCCTGAACTCATTGGTGAGTTCGTCGACGTGGTCATTACAGAGGCCCTTCCCCATTCCATGCGTGGACGCTTGGCATCAGTGGATTAACGGCGTACGATAACATGGTTGAGTGACGAACGAGGACGACGTTGAACGAATTGCATTGCGTGGATTTTTACCTCTGTCCCGAGGACAACGAGCGACTGTCGTCGCTCTGCGGTCAACTTGACCAGCACCTGCGCCAAATCGAGCGACGCATGGGTGTTGAGATCAACAATCGAGGTCATCAGTTTCGAATTATTGGAGAGGCTGCCATTATTAGCAGCGCACGAAGACTCTTAGAAGACTTATATGCAGATACGGCGAAAGCGCCGTTGACGGCTGAACAGGTTCACCTAGCCATCCAAACCTCATTAGCGGCCCTTGATCAGGGCGAGCGGATAACTGATGGTCAGGCGTCGAGCGTTACCATCCGAACCCGTCGTGGCATCATCAAGCCTCGTGGCGAGCACCAACAGCAATATGTTGAGAATATTCGCCGTCATGACATTTGTTTTGGTATTGGCCCCGCCGGAACGGGAAAGACGTATTTGGCGGTGGCGTCTGCCGTCGATGCTCTGGAACGTCAGGAAGTGCGACGCATCATTTTGACGCGACCTGCGGTTGAGGCAGGCGAACGCCTTGGTTTCTTGCCAGGCGATCTTGCCCAGAAGGTCGATCCTTATTTGCGTCCGTTGTATGATGCCTTGTACGAAATGCTCGGCTTCGAGAAGGTCGCGCGTCTGCAAGAGCGTAATGTCATCGAAGTGGCACCGCTGGCATATATGCGTGGACGGACATTGAACGACGCATTTATCATCCTCGACGAGAGTCAGAATACGACCCGCGAGCAGATGAAAATGTTTCTGACGCGTATCGGCTTCAACTCGCGGGCGGTGATCACCGGCGACATCACGCAAACGGATCTGCCGCGAGGTGTCGATTCTGGCTTACGTCATGCAATTGAAGTCTTGCAGGGCGTCAAAGGTATTGCGTTTACTTTTTTCCAGGCGAAGGATGTCGTGCGGCACGACGTGGTACAGCGTGTTGTCGAGGCCTATGACCGACACGAGCAGCTGGACGTTGTCCAAAAACGTTTCCGAGGACAGGGAGGCAGATGATGCCCGTCGAAGTGACGGTTGACAACGTATCAAGCCAGAAGAATTGTCCAGCAGAAAAATACTTTCAAGAATGGGTTGAGACGGCCCTGACGGTCGCCGGTGCAGCTGTGGACAACAGTGCCATTGATATCCGAGTGGTGGATGAGGCTGAAATACAAGCCTTGAACGCACGTTATCGACAAAAAGATGCGCCGACCAATGTGCTTTCGTTCCCATTTGAGCCACCAGCCGATGTTCCGAACAATTTTCTAGGCGATGTGATTATTTGTGCCGCAGTGGTAGAACGTGAAGCAAAGGCGCAAGGCAAAACGCTCGATTTCCACTGGGCGCATATGGTTGTACACGCCACCTTGCATCTGCTTGGTTTTGACCATCAGACAGAGGCGCAAGCTGAGCAAATGGAAGCCTTGGAATGTGTGATTCTGAACCGTTTGGGTTTTCCGGATCCCTATCGTTGGCCAATAGAGGAACACGAAACCGATGACTGACGATGAGCCGCAAGCAACTGTTTCACGCTGGCGCAGTTTTCTCGCGCGATTGTTATCTCCGGCGGTACGCGACAAAAGAGACATTCTGCGCCTTCTCAAACAGGCGCAGCAAGATGGATTAATCAAAGCCGATGCGCTCGGCATGTTACAGGGCGTTCTGGCGGTTTCAGAGATGCAAGTCCGCGATGTCATGGTGCCACGCCCACGCATGGTGATTATTGAACGAGACGCGCCGGTGGAGGAAGTCTTGGCGCAGGTTACGTCGTCTGCCCATTCGCGATTTCCGGTGGTGGGAGACAACAGAGACGACATCGTTGGTGTGTTGCTCGCCAAAGATCTTCTTCACCAATTGACGCTCTTGGTCAGGCAAGGAAAGGATTGGAGACGTTTGAATATTCGCGAATGCTTGCGACCGGCCACCATTGTCCCGGAAAGCAAGCGACTAGACACTTTGCTCAAGGAGTTCCGCTTGCGTCGAAACCATATGGCGATCGTTGTTGACGAATATGGCTCGGTCTCTGGCCTTGTGACCATCGAGGATGTCCTAGAGCAGATCGTCGGAGAAATTGAAGATGAAACGGACGTTGGCGAGTCAGAAGAATTTATTCAAAAGCTCCAGCCTAACGTCTTTCATGTCAACGGGCTGACCGATATTGAGGAATTCAACGAATATTTTAAGGCCAGCTTGTCCGATGATGAAGTGGACACGGTCGGTGGGTTAGTGATACAGGCCTTTGGTCACATGCCTTCACCCGGTGAGCAGGTGGAACTCAATGGATTTCGTTTTACCGTCATGAAGGCCGATCAGCGACGTGTTCACCAGTTGAAAGTGGAACCATTGACCACAAGCCCATCAGACGAGGTCTTGGACGACTGACCCATGCCACGTCTTGATGACACACGCGGACAAATCGCATTGGCATTCGCTGCTATTGTCGCTGGAATCTTGTATCCGCTCGGCTTTGCCCCTATCGGTTGGTGGCCGCTCACGCTGTTGTCTTTGGCCATTTTCATTGGCATCACCCGGTGGAGTGTGC
Encoded proteins:
- the rbfA gene encoding 30S ribosome-binding factor RbfA, translated to MKEYSRTERLGDQIQRELGTFIQREVKDPRLAFCTITGVDVTADLQLATVYVSFLNGDDEQTIADGLNALGRARGFLRRHLGRVLRVRKIPELRFKHDQSIIHGQKMDALIRRAIELDKQQHQQDPDED
- the truB gene encoding tRNA pseudouridine(55) synthase TruB, with product MARRKRFRGRPIDGLLILDKPTGMTSNAALQRVKTIFFAAKAGHTGSLDPLASGMLPICFGEATKFSQFLLDADKGYIVEGKLGERTETADADGEIIEVRPVKVSERQLRKLLPEFSGDIEQVPSMYSAIKYQGQPLYKLARQGIEVARQPRPVTIHQLELLSFAPPYFSLRVDCSKGTYVRNLVEDIGEALGCGAHVTQLRRTWVGQFDERDMVTLAELEALYEAKDFKRLNALIRPMDEIVAHWPEIELDAEMAEWMLQGQPLLIPRTPVDGWVRLYDETGIFLGVGEILDDGRVAPKRLVVRR
- a CDS encoding 30S ribosomal protein S15; translation: MALTAEMKAKIVAEYGRGENDTGSPEVQIALLTHRIKDLQPHFEKNHKDHHSRRGLLRMVSQRRKLLDYLKRKDENRYLELIQRLGLRR
- the pnp gene encoding polyribonucleotide nucleotidyltransferase, with translation MKPVTKQFEFGGRKVILESGRIARQATGAVLINMDDTVVLVTVVGKKEANPAQDFFPLTVNYQEKTYAAGRIPGGFNKREGRPSEHETLVSRLIDRPIRPLFPEGFMNEVQIIATVMSLNPEVQADIVAMLGASAALAVSGIPFNGPIGAARVGYIDNQYVLNPSPRRLDESDLDLVVAGTESAVLMVESQANELSEEQMLGAVMFGHEQMQIAIQAIKEFAAEVGKPRWDWQPPEIDETLVKGVEAEAREALEEAYQIVDKLERRDRVAAIRDEVVAKLAGEDEDKARLVGKIFHDLEARVVRERITSGAKRIDGREHDMIRALDVQVGILPRTHGSALFTRGETQAIVTATLGTARDAQFVDALTGEYQDNFMLHYNFPPYCVGETGFMGSPKRREIGHGWLARRAITAVLPDTGEFDYTIRVVSEVTESNGSSSMATVCGTSLALMDAGVPVKAPVAGIAMGLVKEGDRFVVLSDILGDEDHLGDMDFKVAGTEKGVTALQMDIKIDGITQAIMEQALAQAKAGRLHILSVMNQAIRAPRSEVSRHAPRILTIKIDPEKIRDVIGKGGVTIRAITEETGASIDIDDDGTIKVAAVDASAAEAAVKRIEEITREIEAGQVLEGKVTRLADFGAFVQVAPGKDGLVHISQIAHERVNKVSDYLKEGQIVKVKVLEVDRQGRIRLSIKELLDAPNLEKTDGH
- the miaB gene encoding tRNA (N6-isopentenyl adenosine(37)-C2)-methylthiotransferase MiaB, encoding MGKKLYIKTWGCQMNEYDSSRMADLLARTHALEVTDDPEQADVLLLNTCSIREKAQEKVFSQLGQWRTLKDKKPDLVIGVGGCVASQEGEAIRKRAPYVDLVFGPQTLHRLPEMINQRVKEKRPVIDVSFPEIEKFDRLPEPRAEGPTAYVSVMEGCSKYCTFCVVPYTRGEEVSRPVDDVLAEVVQLAEQGVREVNLLGQNVNAYRGRTHDGREADLAELITLVAAVDGIDRIRFTTSHPVEFSDSLIDVYAEVPELVSHLHLPIQSGSDRILALMKRGHTVLEYKSKIRRLRKIRPDLSLSSDFIVGFPGETDADFEATMNLIQEMNYDVSFSFIYSPRPGTPAAEMPDNVPMEVKKERLAILQNRLNQQAMAISRRMVGTTQRILVEGPSKKDPMQLRGRTENNRIVNFTGSPELIGEFVDVVITEALPHSMRGRLASVD
- a CDS encoding PhoH family protein, which encodes MGVEINNRGHQFRIIGEAAIISSARRLLEDLYADTAKAPLTAEQVHLAIQTSLAALDQGERITDGQASSVTIRTRRGIIKPRGEHQQQYVENIRRHDICFGIGPAGTGKTYLAVASAVDALERQEVRRIILTRPAVEAGERLGFLPGDLAQKVDPYLRPLYDALYEMLGFEKVARLQERNVIEVAPLAYMRGRTLNDAFIILDESQNTTREQMKMFLTRIGFNSRAVITGDITQTDLPRGVDSGLRHAIEVLQGVKGIAFTFFQAKDVVRHDVVQRVVEAYDRHEQLDVVQKRFRGQGGR
- the ybeY gene encoding rRNA maturation RNase YbeY, with product MPVEVTVDNVSSQKNCPAEKYFQEWVETALTVAGAAVDNSAIDIRVVDEAEIQALNARYRQKDAPTNVLSFPFEPPADVPNNFLGDVIICAAVVEREAKAQGKTLDFHWAHMVVHATLHLLGFDHQTEAQAEQMEALECVILNRLGFPDPYRWPIEEHETDD
- a CDS encoding CBS domain-containing protein, whose protein sequence is MTDDEPQATVSRWRSFLARLLSPAVRDKRDILRLLKQAQQDGLIKADALGMLQGVLAVSEMQVRDVMVPRPRMVIIERDAPVEEVLAQVTSSAHSRFPVVGDNRDDIVGVLLAKDLLHQLTLLVRQGKDWRRLNIRECLRPATIVPESKRLDTLLKEFRLRRNHMAIVVDEYGSVSGLVTIEDVLEQIVGEIEDETDVGESEEFIQKLQPNVFHVNGLTDIEEFNEYFKASLSDDEVDTVGGLVIQAFGHMPSPGEQVELNGFRFTVMKADQRRVHQLKVEPLTTSPSDEVLDD